One stretch of Jiangella gansuensis DSM 44835 DNA includes these proteins:
- a CDS encoding YfbU family protein — protein MAVLNIRVDDRVRDQLKELADGQGVTTSEYVRDLLMEAVVPVFEREVEHGDVPPAESMRIVDRQVLSLLHRILGRVLPKDANDVDGDLEYQLMRAKILEEGFTGEYWYEAAGFRTELSKRDCSRVSDILQMFRIITYSISHLEGEGKRVPEKLAQLEFLGFDHNDALEGHMASYVEFLMRDGERWTELQPQVERNDSGNSHMPMLDTYLRMLSEFRRIMDSRKRGVRRLDCLLSLEELERIADAQVHPSRRTPKS, from the coding sequence GTGGCAGTTCTGAACATCCGAGTCGACGACCGGGTCCGCGACCAGCTGAAGGAGCTGGCCGACGGCCAGGGCGTGACGACCAGCGAGTATGTCCGCGATCTCCTGATGGAGGCAGTCGTGCCAGTCTTCGAGCGCGAGGTGGAGCACGGCGACGTGCCCCCGGCTGAGAGCATGCGGATCGTCGACCGGCAGGTGCTCTCCTTGTTGCACCGGATCCTGGGCCGTGTGCTGCCGAAGGACGCCAACGATGTCGACGGCGACCTGGAGTACCAGCTGATGCGGGCGAAGATCCTTGAGGAAGGCTTCACGGGCGAGTACTGGTACGAGGCCGCGGGCTTCAGGACGGAGCTGTCGAAGCGCGACTGCAGCCGAGTGTCGGACATCTTGCAGATGTTCCGCATCATTACCTACAGCATCAGCCACCTCGAAGGCGAGGGGAAGCGTGTCCCCGAGAAGTTGGCCCAGCTCGAGTTCCTGGGCTTCGACCACAATGACGCGCTCGAGGGGCACATGGCGAGCTACGTCGAATTCCTCATGCGCGATGGCGAGCGCTGGACCGAGCTGCAGCCCCAGGTCGAGCGAAACGATAGCGGCAACTCGCACATGCCCATGCTCGACACGTACCTGCGGATGCTCTCCGAGTTCCGCCGCATCATGGACAGCCGCAAGCGCGGAGTCCGCCGCCTCGACTGTCTCTTGTCGCTCGAGGAGTTGGAACGGATCGCAGATGCGCAGGTCCACCCCTCCCGCCGGACCCCGAAGAGCTGA
- a CDS encoding methyltransferase domain-containing protein, which translates to MTGYDVLAEVYEWLISDAKLTPPEFAAAFADVTCLLPSNAQVLDCSCGTGQLAVGLAGLGMQVVATDASEAMVRRTAELSEEFRASVRTVRADWQELPDHFNDATFDMVFCVGNSLHHAVGARGRLAALESMSRLLRRGGRLVLTSRTWELVRARGSRLDIGDRLVRRNGRDAVVVYRWEIAPNWEEEHHIEIAVAQVDAAGSVLVRSELLSCWPYRHDELEVELHRVGLRAERSTFNPEAENYMVVASKI; encoded by the coding sequence GTGACGGGCTATGACGTGCTTGCCGAGGTGTACGAGTGGCTTATCTCGGACGCGAAGTTGACGCCCCCCGAGTTCGCCGCGGCGTTCGCTGACGTCACCTGTCTCCTTCCGTCAAACGCTCAAGTCCTCGATTGTTCGTGCGGTACCGGGCAACTCGCGGTTGGCCTCGCTGGTCTTGGCATGCAGGTTGTCGCGACTGACGCCAGCGAAGCGATGGTTCGTCGGACTGCGGAGTTGTCTGAGGAGTTCAGGGCATCTGTCCGGACAGTGCGGGCGGACTGGCAAGAGCTGCCCGACCATTTCAATGACGCCACCTTCGACATGGTGTTCTGCGTGGGCAACTCGCTGCACCATGCCGTGGGCGCGAGAGGCAGGCTTGCTGCCCTGGAGTCGATGTCACGGCTTCTGCGCCGTGGCGGACGCTTGGTACTCACCTCCCGCACTTGGGAACTCGTGAGGGCCAGAGGTTCCCGGCTAGACATCGGTGATCGACTCGTCCGCCGGAACGGTCGCGATGCCGTCGTCGTCTACCGCTGGGAGATTGCGCCGAATTGGGAGGAGGAGCACCACATCGAGATTGCGGTCGCGCAAGTTGATGCGGCCGGGTCGGTTCTTGTCCGCTCGGAACTGCTGTCGTGCTGGCCCTACCGACACGACGAACTCGAAGTCGAGTTGCACCGGGTCGGACTCCGCGCGGAAAGGAGCACGTTCAACCCGGAGGCCGAGAACTACATGGTGGTGGCGAGCAAGATATAG
- a CDS encoding HEPN domain-containing protein, which yields MSAAYTVHACTVPTPSSPLPSPDLLRPDLWEHLLPGLLAARHAGRAYAETGRYLPRQSRTDYSENDAGWPQTTADLLSSGSKGVLDWGELFSLHEGRYTHLLATDIPDLASSLRRISDQALADEALLRGLSRLAPHIDDADERREQIEFETLRLLLGRILNRADAVDAEAEDDLRRIYAELEQARFAAELTGDVVVPLVAVTFELDEPIRLDTDIWLEPLTEADHRARALPWHRHDTVNPYVAAGATHAVVTRGVRFPNTLRQLRPPSPPDGLSTIVAESVHEAVDIVTGRATGYAQILVRPHGWAESWVADLPPLWSAWTGRGYPEELNERRWDRSFETINAADTEQIVQIARALTTAPNNVRIAARRCRRVSFRDDAEDRLLDAAIGLEALLGKEPDALTHRLAQRAAVALADQMPPENTYSLVKQFYGTRSKIAHGVTPKRMTCRLGDNEWSAVSVGRFLLRELLKTRLLADEPWDAESLDEKMLTALGRLDGYPMAGDG from the coding sequence ATGTCCGCCGCCTACACCGTGCATGCTTGTACCGTGCCGACGCCGAGTTCTCCCCTGCCGAGTCCCGACCTTCTGCGTCCAGACCTGTGGGAACATCTCCTGCCTGGGTTGCTCGCCGCGCGGCACGCGGGACGCGCCTACGCCGAGACTGGGCGATATCTGCCGAGGCAATCGAGGACTGACTACTCCGAGAACGACGCGGGCTGGCCGCAAACAACCGCCGACCTGCTATCGAGCGGAAGCAAGGGAGTCCTCGATTGGGGCGAGCTGTTCAGCCTCCACGAAGGCCGGTACACACACCTACTCGCCACCGATATCCCGGATCTAGCGTCGTCGCTACGCCGAATCTCCGACCAGGCTCTCGCCGACGAGGCCCTGCTGCGCGGGCTAAGCAGATTGGCTCCGCACATCGACGATGCGGACGAGCGTCGTGAGCAGATCGAGTTCGAGACACTCCGACTACTCCTCGGCCGGATCCTCAACCGGGCGGACGCGGTTGATGCTGAAGCCGAAGACGACTTGCGTCGGATCTACGCTGAACTGGAGCAGGCGCGTTTCGCCGCCGAGCTGACCGGCGATGTCGTCGTCCCATTGGTGGCGGTGACCTTCGAACTCGACGAGCCCATCCGCCTTGACACCGACATCTGGCTCGAGCCGCTCACAGAGGCAGACCACCGGGCGCGCGCACTGCCGTGGCACCGCCACGACACTGTCAATCCCTACGTAGCCGCCGGGGCCACTCACGCAGTCGTCACTCGAGGGGTTCGCTTTCCCAATACCCTCCGCCAGTTGCGCCCGCCGTCCCCACCCGATGGGCTGTCGACGATCGTCGCGGAATCAGTCCACGAGGCCGTGGACATCGTGACGGGGCGGGCAACCGGCTACGCGCAGATCTTGGTCCGACCCCACGGCTGGGCGGAATCGTGGGTCGCAGACTTGCCGCCGTTGTGGTCCGCCTGGACCGGGCGCGGGTATCCCGAGGAACTGAACGAGCGGCGCTGGGACAGGTCCTTCGAGACCATCAATGCGGCTGATACCGAGCAAATCGTGCAGATCGCGCGCGCGTTGACTACAGCGCCGAACAACGTCCGCATTGCCGCGCGACGCTGCCGCCGAGTCAGCTTTCGAGACGATGCAGAGGATCGCCTGCTCGACGCGGCCATCGGCCTAGAGGCTTTGCTCGGTAAGGAGCCGGATGCGCTCACCCACCGGCTCGCCCAGCGCGCCGCAGTCGCCCTGGCGGATCAGATGCCACCCGAGAATACCTACAGCCTCGTCAAGCAGTTCTATGGCACCCGGTCCAAGATCGCCCACGGCGTCACGCCGAAGCGCATGACCTGCAGACTCGGCGACAACGAGTGGTCGGCGGTATCGGTGGGTCGCTTCCTTCTGCGCGAACTGCTCAAGACGCGGCTCCTCGCCGACGAGCCATGGGACGCGGAGTCGCTCGACGAGAAGATGCTCACCGCGCTAGGGAGACTGGACGGCTACCCGATGGCGGGCGACGGATGA
- a CDS encoding ImmA/IrrE family metallo-endopeptidase, which translates to MTHETPPSTTPTEIHTDWSLHPGVVLSQVLARRAMRQAELAERTGLTPKHVNQIVKQAVGITPDVAVLLERALDTPPRFWANIGADWEVYLSEQRASASLKDFTAWASKFDSGTLVRYGIVGRSDSLPERASKLLRFFGVANPEAFEQTWMRPRVSFKRSQAYTVDEQNTALWLRLVEHCAQGIDVSPYRPADLRKSAAQIPAFTSMPFTTGFEAAQTSLARAGVALVFVRQAPETRVCAATWWIDDKPAIGITERHKKPDIFWFSLLHEIGHLLLHPRRKTFLDLEDDRHTDDEAEIEANDYAASVLFPGEARDRIAKATTRQELILLAADLKLGLPIVAGQHGHLTNNWRVGGKLRSTITEQDVAVLEERCQMPAIIS; encoded by the coding sequence ATGACGCACGAAACGCCCCCAAGCACCACCCCTACAGAGATCCACACCGATTGGTCGCTTCACCCTGGAGTCGTACTCAGCCAGGTGCTGGCACGGCGAGCCATGCGCCAAGCGGAGCTCGCTGAGCGGACTGGCCTGACGCCAAAGCACGTCAACCAGATCGTGAAGCAAGCCGTGGGCATAACTCCCGACGTTGCCGTCCTCCTTGAGAGAGCCCTGGATACGCCGCCACGATTCTGGGCCAACATTGGCGCCGACTGGGAAGTGTATCTAAGTGAACAGAGGGCCAGTGCCAGCCTGAAAGATTTCACCGCCTGGGCGAGTAAGTTCGATTCGGGCACACTCGTGCGGTACGGAATTGTCGGAAGGTCTGACAGTCTTCCCGAGCGCGCCAGCAAATTGCTGCGGTTTTTCGGGGTCGCGAACCCAGAGGCCTTCGAGCAAACCTGGATGCGCCCACGCGTCTCCTTCAAGAGAAGCCAGGCCTACACAGTGGATGAGCAGAACACCGCCCTCTGGCTCAGACTCGTCGAGCACTGCGCTCAAGGCATCGACGTCAGCCCGTACAGGCCCGCCGACCTGCGGAAGTCTGCAGCCCAGATCCCTGCGTTCACCAGTATGCCGTTCACAACCGGGTTCGAGGCCGCCCAGACATCACTCGCCAGAGCTGGCGTAGCTCTCGTGTTCGTCAGGCAGGCACCTGAGACCCGAGTGTGTGCGGCTACTTGGTGGATCGACGACAAGCCGGCAATCGGTATAACCGAACGACACAAGAAGCCCGATATCTTCTGGTTCAGCCTGCTCCACGAGATCGGACACCTGCTGCTGCACCCGCGGCGCAAGACCTTCCTCGATCTCGAAGATGACCGCCACACCGACGACGAGGCTGAGATCGAGGCCAACGATTACGCGGCCTCCGTCTTGTTTCCGGGCGAAGCGAGAGATCGCATCGCCAAGGCCACCACTCGCCAAGAACTCATTCTGCTAGCTGCAGACTTGAAGCTGGGCCTGCCAATTGTCGCCGGACAGCACGGACATCTCACCAACAACTGGCGGGTCGGTGGAAAGCTTCGGAGCACAATCACCGAGCAGGATGTTGCAGTGCTCGAGGAACGGTGCCAGATGCCGGCGATCATAAGTTGA
- a CDS encoding adenylate/guanylate cyclase domain-containing protein, translated as MSGYTRAQFGATVRNGFTNRRVRNEIIEKKALYASAGSALETRSLGHPDFEDLPVGAMRTAPMVTVFLDLTNFTGRTFWDDQEEAADLADAVLSGFIEIVSNFGGHPLGLRGDGLFAGFSPGDPAFAAGMALSACAFALDGVENEVNPWLDRRGMARVQARAGLDYGQITFVRTGNHNSSEINPIGFAANFAAKCEKVANSWEIVVGEGLSALLPDYGHFAEHERSPKRYTRDYKSESYRFFYYRWRNTLPHLPGVIETLGGTPTSYIYSR; from the coding sequence ATGAGCGGGTACACCAGGGCTCAGTTCGGGGCGACGGTCCGCAACGGTTTCACTAACCGCCGTGTCCGCAACGAGATCATCGAGAAGAAGGCGCTGTATGCCAGCGCGGGCTCGGCACTGGAGACCCGCTCGCTCGGACACCCGGACTTCGAGGATCTTCCCGTCGGGGCGATGCGCACGGCTCCGATGGTCACCGTGTTCCTCGACCTCACGAACTTCACGGGCCGCACGTTCTGGGACGACCAGGAGGAGGCGGCCGACCTCGCCGACGCAGTGCTCTCGGGTTTTATCGAGATCGTCAGCAACTTCGGTGGGCACCCGCTCGGCCTGCGAGGCGACGGCCTCTTCGCAGGGTTCAGCCCGGGCGACCCGGCTTTCGCTGCTGGCATGGCGCTGAGCGCCTGCGCGTTTGCACTCGACGGGGTCGAGAACGAGGTCAACCCGTGGCTCGACCGACGAGGGATGGCCCGGGTGCAGGCGCGAGCAGGCCTCGACTACGGCCAGATCACGTTCGTGCGCACCGGGAACCACAACAGCAGCGAGATCAACCCCATCGGCTTCGCCGCCAACTTCGCCGCAAAGTGCGAGAAGGTGGCGAACTCCTGGGAGATCGTCGTCGGCGAGGGCCTCTCCGCCCTGCTCCCGGACTACGGGCACTTCGCCGAGCACGAGCGGTCGCCCAAGCGGTACACCCGCGACTACAAGTCCGAGTCCTACAGGTTCTTCTACTACCGGTGGCGCAACACGCTGCCGCATCTGCCCGGCGTGATCGAGACCCTCGGCGGCACGCCCACCTCGTACATCTACAGCCGCTAG
- a CDS encoding IS256 family transposase, with product MTETLEPVADEVDQQALAEQLLAQAKEQGVDLVGPNGLLNQLTKNVLETALEAEMSEHLGYEKHDRAGRDSGNSRNGTRTKTVLTEIGPVEIEVPRDTESSFEPQIVKKRQRRLNGIDEIVLSLTAKGLTTGEVAAHFDEVYGAKVSKDTISRITDKVVGEMTEWCARPLERVYPVMFIDAIHVKIRDGQVTSRPIYVAIGVTVTGERDILGLWAGDGGEGAKFWLQVLTEIKNRGTQDVCIVVCDGLKGLPEAITTVWELAIVQTCIIHLLRNTFRYASRRYWDQMSRELKPVYTAPSEAAAKERWNEFAASWGQQYPAIVRLWENAWSEFVPFLDYDQEIRRVICSTNAIESINARYRRAIRARGHFPTEQAALKCLYLVTRSLDPTGRGRARWAMRWKPALNAFAITFEGRITPTGN from the coding sequence TTGACCGAGACACTGGAGCCCGTGGCGGACGAGGTGGATCAGCAAGCGCTGGCCGAGCAGTTGCTGGCGCAGGCCAAGGAGCAGGGCGTCGATCTGGTGGGTCCGAACGGGCTGCTCAACCAGTTGACGAAGAACGTGCTCGAGACCGCTCTGGAGGCGGAGATGAGCGAGCACTTGGGCTATGAGAAGCACGACCGGGCCGGGCGGGACAGCGGGAACTCGCGCAACGGGACCCGCACGAAGACGGTGCTGACTGAGATCGGGCCGGTCGAGATCGAGGTCCCCCGCGACACCGAGTCCTCGTTCGAACCGCAGATCGTGAAGAAGCGGCAGCGCCGCCTGAACGGGATCGATGAGATCGTGTTGTCGCTGACTGCCAAAGGCCTGACCACCGGTGAGGTCGCCGCGCACTTCGACGAGGTCTACGGCGCGAAGGTGTCCAAGGACACGATCTCCAGGATCACCGACAAGGTCGTCGGCGAGATGACCGAGTGGTGCGCCCGGCCACTGGAACGCGTATATCCGGTGATGTTCATCGACGCCATTCACGTGAAGATCCGCGATGGTCAGGTCACCAGCCGCCCGATCTACGTCGCCATCGGCGTCACCGTGACCGGCGAGCGGGACATCCTCGGGCTGTGGGCCGGCGACGGCGGTGAAGGCGCGAAGTTCTGGCTGCAGGTGCTGACCGAGATCAAGAACCGCGGCACCCAGGACGTGTGCATCGTGGTGTGCGACGGCTTGAAGGGGCTTCCCGAGGCGATCACCACCGTGTGGGAGCTCGCGATCGTGCAGACCTGCATCATCCACCTGCTGCGCAACACGTTCCGGTACGCCTCCCGCCGGTACTGGGACCAGATGTCACGCGAGCTCAAACCGGTCTACACCGCACCTTCGGAGGCCGCGGCCAAAGAACGCTGGAACGAGTTCGCCGCCAGCTGGGGGCAGCAGTACCCGGCCATCGTGCGGTTGTGGGAGAACGCCTGGTCGGAGTTTGTGCCGTTCCTGGACTACGACCAGGAGATCCGGCGGGTGATCTGCTCGACCAACGCGATCGAGTCGATCAACGCCCGCTACCGACGCGCGATCCGCGCCCGCGGACACTTCCCCACCGAACAGGCCGCCCTGAAGTGCCTCTACCTGGTGACCCGGTCGCTGGACCCGACCGGCCGAGGCCGGGCACGATGGGCCATGAGGTGGAAACCGGCCCTCAACGCGTTCGCGATCACGTTCGAAGGCCGCATCACACCAACCGGAAACTAG
- a CDS encoding tyrosine-type recombinase/integrase has product MTAMTLLPFQPDAMTPAQRAAVSYLARYTGHTHTLYAYQLRRWFAWCEANGLDPLVGIERAHVELYIRHLGNSGLMASSVNTSMHAVRGFFRFAHIDGLIVADPAVYARLPKIHRDESRTQGLDRLELIRFLQIAPTISVHHGALAYLLGINALRASEAAAVRIEDYAETLRGHRVLHLVGKGNKPATMPLTVPVLRVLEACRGERTQGSLILRPMTGRPIDRRDAYRMVARIAKTAGIPRHISPHSLRHAAITNALDAGVPLRDAQILARHADPRTTEHYDRARGNLDRHGVHFLTAFVAGV; this is encoded by the coding sequence ATGACCGCTATGACGCTTCTCCCGTTCCAGCCCGACGCGATGACACCGGCCCAGCGGGCCGCCGTCTCCTACCTGGCCCGCTACACGGGGCACACCCACACCCTCTACGCCTACCAGCTGCGACGCTGGTTCGCGTGGTGTGAAGCCAACGGTCTGGACCCGCTGGTAGGCATCGAGCGCGCTCATGTCGAGCTCTACATCCGACACCTCGGCAATTCAGGGCTGATGGCCTCCTCGGTCAACACCTCCATGCACGCAGTACGCGGGTTCTTCCGGTTCGCCCACATCGACGGCTTGATCGTGGCCGACCCCGCGGTCTACGCCCGGCTGCCGAAGATCCACCGCGACGAGTCCCGCACCCAAGGCCTGGACCGGCTCGAGCTGATCCGGTTCCTCCAGATCGCCCCCACCATCAGCGTCCACCACGGCGCGCTCGCCTACCTGCTGGGCATCAACGCCCTACGCGCCTCCGAAGCAGCGGCGGTTCGCATCGAGGACTACGCCGAAACCCTGCGCGGACACCGGGTGCTGCACCTGGTCGGCAAGGGCAACAAGCCCGCCACCATGCCGCTCACGGTGCCGGTGTTGCGAGTACTGGAGGCCTGCCGCGGCGAACGCACCCAAGGAAGCCTGATTCTTCGCCCGATGACCGGCAGACCGATCGACAGACGCGACGCCTACCGGATGGTCGCCCGCATCGCGAAGACCGCCGGGATACCGCGCCACATCAGCCCGCACTCGCTGCGACACGCCGCGATCACCAACGCCCTCGACGCCGGCGTCCCGCTGCGCGACGCCCAGATCCTGGCCCGCCACGCCGACCCACGCACCACCGAGCACTACGACCGCGCCCGCGGCAACCTCGACCGCCACGGCGTCCACTTCCTCACCGCCTTCGTCGCCGGCGTCTGA
- a CDS encoding tetratricopeptide repeat protein — protein MPMLTLEDSQVRDAFITEKSLMKPSVDSTPPPSVGGWRPSAPEEDQFEVWLESAKQVVSVAQARAAAVPSPTNLIRLAQAQYVAGDSPEAAESAISAMTDAVGLVESGQCDVNELALVFGSGATLLSQLDRQDDALRLMERVGPSPSLELTYASLLIEADRLVDALQVLISTEDALADALRGYIYAVQGQTQRAVHFLRQSLRRNPTDAETSINLATAYWKLGSRKKAVASALRATRLEPSRQDISIAYMELLIENNQPDLASAEAKRLRKAGVVECARLLLIECQAALAKGERKTALTLMRRARTAAVAEGDKRLVAEVDANLRVFEASEAGKERADLWRIARRCVTESPHNVAALRQFAAYSYRRHHAGALRNAIAAAGALTTSTRLQVEEKLAFISCDFGLALDLARQAVEENSMNAEACAQALLLEGWHLGTWESAAKKANRWVARVPLNDILVNNAAYVMALGGMPHAALTVLDQHLHGDDDYVPIATRGLAYLAAGDLDTGMRWYRRAAERADSLGEGDMRGLMALHQAAGLRTLGIVDVTDETFLAATSLPDTGLPADWEDQPGFVMIQRGCEREGWPWPPTVMA, from the coding sequence ATGCCGATGCTGACCCTTGAAGACAGCCAGGTCCGCGACGCGTTTATCACTGAGAAGTCGCTGATGAAACCGAGCGTGGACTCCACTCCACCGCCGTCGGTCGGCGGCTGGCGACCGAGCGCGCCCGAGGAAGACCAGTTCGAGGTCTGGCTTGAGAGCGCCAAGCAGGTGGTGTCGGTCGCCCAGGCCCGCGCTGCCGCGGTGCCGTCCCCGACGAACCTGATCAGGCTCGCACAGGCTCAGTACGTCGCCGGTGACAGCCCAGAGGCCGCCGAGAGTGCCATCTCAGCGATGACTGATGCTGTCGGTCTGGTTGAGTCCGGCCAGTGCGATGTCAACGAGCTGGCGTTGGTGTTCGGGTCGGGCGCCACCCTTCTGTCCCAGCTCGATCGGCAGGACGATGCTCTGCGACTCATGGAGCGCGTCGGCCCGTCTCCGTCGCTTGAGCTGACCTACGCCTCGCTGCTCATCGAAGCTGATCGTTTGGTGGACGCACTCCAGGTGCTCATCAGCACCGAAGATGCGCTCGCCGACGCGTTGCGTGGCTACATCTACGCGGTGCAGGGCCAGACGCAAAGGGCGGTGCACTTCCTGCGCCAGTCGCTGCGGCGGAACCCGACGGATGCGGAGACGTCAATTAACCTGGCCACCGCGTACTGGAAGCTCGGCTCGCGCAAGAAGGCGGTCGCGTCCGCGCTCCGAGCAACGCGTCTTGAGCCGAGCCGGCAGGACATCTCCATTGCCTACATGGAGCTACTCATCGAGAACAACCAGCCGGACCTCGCCAGCGCTGAGGCCAAGCGGCTCCGCAAGGCCGGCGTCGTCGAGTGCGCCCGTCTCCTGCTCATCGAGTGCCAAGCGGCACTGGCCAAGGGCGAGAGGAAGACAGCCCTCACGTTGATGAGGCGCGCACGGACGGCTGCCGTCGCTGAGGGAGACAAGCGCCTGGTCGCCGAGGTGGATGCCAACCTGCGTGTGTTCGAGGCCTCGGAGGCCGGCAAGGAACGAGCTGACTTGTGGCGCATCGCGCGCCGTTGCGTGACCGAGAGTCCTCACAACGTCGCCGCGCTGCGACAGTTCGCCGCCTACAGTTACCGTCGTCACCACGCCGGTGCGCTGCGGAACGCGATCGCCGCGGCCGGCGCCTTGACTACCTCAACCCGTCTACAGGTCGAAGAGAAGCTCGCGTTCATTAGCTGCGACTTCGGCCTTGCTCTGGACCTTGCACGGCAGGCCGTCGAAGAAAACTCGATGAACGCCGAAGCGTGCGCTCAGGCGCTGCTCCTAGAGGGATGGCACCTCGGCACGTGGGAGTCGGCTGCGAAAAAGGCCAACCGCTGGGTCGCGCGCGTTCCGCTCAACGACATCCTTGTGAACAACGCCGCCTACGTGATGGCGCTCGGAGGGATGCCGCATGCAGCTCTAACCGTGCTGGATCAGCACCTTCATGGCGACGACGATTACGTGCCGATCGCCACTCGCGGACTGGCCTACCTCGCCGCGGGTGACCTCGACACCGGCATGCGCTGGTATCGTCGCGCTGCGGAGCGTGCGGACTCGTTGGGCGAGGGCGACATGCGTGGGCTCATGGCCCTGCACCAAGCTGCCGGCCTGCGGACCCTGGGAATCGTCGACGTGACCGACGAAACGTTCCTTGCCGCGACGTCGCTTCCGGATACCGGTCTTCCTGCGGACTGGGAGGACCAGCCGGGCTTCGTGATGATCCAGAGAGGATGCGAGCGCGAAGGGTGGCCCTGGCCACCAACCGTCATGGCATGA
- a CDS encoding protein kinase domain-containing protein, with the protein MSKAAIWGPVLKGTNLGQYTVGDPIGEGNFCVVLEGQGTSPKGQVALKVLEPSAQVEDQVDFKNEGVLLHKLRKARAIVDIVETRVDTIQLQSPVGVPVPMSLHTHVLEYGDGMLEELVESDVVRQDWDWAERLTHWRACILGIHEMHLKRVVHRDLKSSNCLLFLKNKDVPCKVSDLGRARDLDKLAHLPAQDYIAGRGDLRFAPPELLWLRGTPDDEDAHRAADLYALGSLLFELGTGQGITAAALPTPHDVVQIALADRQAGIRRDLGALRPRYEIPLAQFHHACPPAIRHETTNLIRQLCDPDPSARGMKVGSRRPIRGEGLNWLLRKADILQKRLKHNAARPHKKSSAA; encoded by the coding sequence ATGAGTAAGGCGGCAATTTGGGGCCCGGTCCTCAAGGGAACAAACCTGGGTCAGTACACGGTCGGCGACCCCATCGGCGAGGGCAACTTCTGCGTCGTTCTTGAGGGTCAAGGAACTTCGCCTAAGGGCCAAGTCGCCCTGAAGGTCTTGGAACCCAGTGCCCAGGTCGAGGACCAGGTCGACTTCAAGAACGAGGGCGTTCTGCTCCACAAGCTCAGAAAGGCTCGGGCGATCGTCGACATCGTCGAGACCAGAGTTGACACGATTCAGCTGCAGAGCCCGGTCGGCGTTCCGGTTCCGATGTCTCTGCACACCCACGTTCTTGAGTACGGCGACGGAATGCTCGAAGAACTGGTCGAGAGCGACGTCGTCCGCCAGGACTGGGACTGGGCCGAGCGTCTGACGCACTGGAGAGCCTGCATTCTCGGCATCCACGAGATGCACCTGAAACGTGTCGTGCATCGTGACCTGAAGTCGAGCAACTGCCTGCTCTTCTTGAAGAACAAGGACGTGCCATGCAAGGTCTCCGACCTCGGCCGCGCCCGCGACCTCGACAAGCTGGCGCACTTGCCAGCTCAGGACTACATCGCAGGCCGCGGAGACCTCCGCTTCGCACCGCCCGAGCTGCTGTGGCTCCGAGGCACGCCCGACGACGAGGATGCTCACCGCGCTGCAGACCTGTACGCTCTCGGATCTCTGTTGTTCGAGCTCGGCACCGGCCAAGGCATCACCGCGGCAGCGTTGCCGACTCCTCATGACGTGGTCCAGATAGCGCTGGCAGACCGTCAGGCCGGCATCCGACGCGACCTTGGTGCGCTGCGCCCGCGATACGAGATACCACTCGCGCAGTTCCACCACGCTTGCCCTCCGGCCATTCGCCACGAGACGACTAACCTGATCAGGCAGTTGTGCGATCCTGATCCCAGTGCACGTGGGATGAAGGTCGGCAGCCGCCGCCCGATACGCGGTGAGGGTCTGAACTGGCTCCTCCGGAAAGCAGACATTCTGCAGAAGCGCCTCAAGCACAACGCGGCGCGTCCCCACAAGAAGTCAAGCGCTGCCTGA
- a CDS encoding helix-turn-helix domain-containing protein → MSSSSPGSPRRPGSKSTGSTGSAASLLRSLRESQGRSLRVVAEDLGVAASQLSRIERGQRGLGEGLPERIADYYGVSADVVALAEGRVPEDVLLILAEHPDELERLRAKYQEKPVDGQGGVDQRHGEPDE, encoded by the coding sequence ATGAGTTCGTCTTCCCCGGGTTCTCCGCGCCGGCCCGGCTCCAAGTCGACTGGTTCGACGGGGTCGGCCGCTTCGCTGCTGCGCAGTCTTCGTGAGAGCCAGGGACGTTCGCTGCGGGTCGTCGCCGAGGACCTTGGCGTCGCTGCGTCGCAGCTCTCACGCATTGAACGGGGGCAACGCGGCCTCGGCGAAGGGCTTCCGGAGCGCATCGCTGACTATTACGGCGTGTCCGCGGATGTCGTCGCACTTGCGGAGGGCCGGGTGCCCGAGGATGTTCTGCTGATCCTTGCTGAACATCCCGACGAGCTGGAGCGACTGCGTGCGAAGTACCAAGAGAAGCCTGTTGACGGCCAGGGCGGCGTAGACCAGCGGCACGGGGAGCCCGATGAGTAA